In a genomic window of Mycolicibacterium neoaurum VKM Ac-1815D:
- a CDS encoding NAD(P)H-quinone oxidoreductase has protein sequence MKAVSVVSPERMTWQEVPDVAAQAGEVVIRVAAAGVNRADLLQAAGNYPPPPGASNILGLEVSGTITEIGDAVRGWTTGQQVCALLAGGGYAEYVAVPAAQLLPVPEGIGLHEAAALPEVACTVWSNLMMTARLRPGALLLVHGGGSGIGTHAIQVARELGVRVAVTAGSPEKLALCTELGAEMAINYRDEDFVERVSEAGGADVIFDIMGAKYLDRNIDALAPGGRLVIIGMQGGIKAELNIAKLLGKRAGVLATALRSRPVDGPDGKGAIVAQVTENVWPMIAAGRVRPLIGAELPVQDAARAHALLSSGDVAGKVLLKVSDDS, from the coding sequence ATGAAGGCCGTTTCAGTTGTTTCACCCGAACGTATGACATGGCAAGAAGTTCCTGATGTCGCAGCTCAAGCGGGTGAAGTAGTGATCCGCGTGGCCGCGGCCGGCGTCAACCGGGCCGACCTGCTGCAAGCCGCGGGCAACTACCCGCCGCCGCCAGGCGCCAGCAACATCCTCGGCCTCGAGGTCTCCGGCACGATCACCGAGATCGGCGACGCGGTACGCGGGTGGACCACCGGTCAGCAGGTATGCGCTTTGCTGGCAGGTGGCGGGTATGCCGAGTACGTCGCGGTGCCCGCCGCACAGTTGCTGCCGGTGCCCGAGGGCATCGGACTGCACGAGGCGGCCGCGCTGCCCGAGGTCGCCTGCACGGTGTGGTCCAACCTGATGATGACCGCGCGGCTCAGGCCGGGTGCACTGTTGCTGGTGCACGGTGGTGGCAGCGGGATCGGCACACACGCCATCCAGGTCGCGCGCGAACTCGGCGTGCGGGTGGCCGTGACCGCCGGATCGCCCGAGAAGTTGGCGCTGTGCACCGAGCTGGGCGCCGAGATGGCCATCAACTACCGCGACGAGGACTTCGTCGAGCGAGTGTCCGAAGCCGGCGGCGCCGATGTCATCTTCGACATCATGGGTGCGAAATACCTGGACCGGAACATCGACGCCCTGGCGCCCGGCGGACGGTTGGTCATCATCGGCATGCAGGGCGGCATCAAGGCCGAATTGAACATCGCCAAACTGCTCGGCAAACGCGCCGGTGTACTCGCCACGGCGCTGCGCTCCCGTCCGGTGGACGGCCCGGACGGAAAGGGCGCGATCGTCGCGCAGGTCACCGAGAACGTCTGGCCGATGATCGCCGCCGGCCGGGTCCGCCCGCTGATCGGTGCGGAGCTACCCGTCCAGGACGCCGCCAGGGCGCATGCGTTGCTGTCCTCCGGCGATGTCGCCGGGAAGGTGCTACTGAAGGTGTCCGACGACAGTTAG
- a CDS encoding bacterial proteasome activator family protein, giving the protein MTIHSDDDDSVEILTGDDAPSGADEDKALTDLIEQPAKVMRIGTMIKQLLEEVRAAPLDEASRSKLARIHSSSIRELEEGLAPELREELERLTLPFGDDSVPSDAELRIAQAQLVGWLEGLFHGIQTALFAQQMAARAQLEQMRQLPPGMAPQGQRGPTHPGTGQYL; this is encoded by the coding sequence ATGACGATCCACTCCGACGATGACGACAGCGTCGAGATCCTCACCGGCGACGATGCCCCGTCGGGCGCGGACGAGGACAAGGCCTTGACCGATCTGATCGAGCAACCGGCCAAGGTCATGCGCATCGGCACCATGATCAAGCAGCTACTCGAAGAGGTGCGGGCGGCTCCGCTGGACGAGGCCAGCCGCAGCAAGCTCGCCCGGATCCACAGCAGCAGCATCCGCGAGCTCGAGGAGGGCCTGGCTCCGGAGCTGCGCGAAGAACTCGAGCGCCTGACGCTGCCGTTCGGTGACGACTCGGTGCCCTCCGACGCCGAGCTGCGCATTGCCCAGGCTCAGTTGGTCGGCTGGCTGGAGGGACTGTTCCACGGGATCCAGACCGCACTGTTCGCCCAGCAGATGGCCGCCCGCGCGCAGCTGGAGCAGATGCGTCAGCTGCCGCCGGGAATGGCGCCGCAGGGCCAACGCGGGCCGACCCACCCGGGCACCGGGCAGTACCTGTAG
- a CDS encoding carboxymuconolactone decarboxylase family protein, whose product MTQTLNNRHAVDRLNIYKVSPEIYDAMMKLSGASAKDIDPMIGELVKIRASQINHCAFCLDMHVADARKQGETEQRLALVAAWEEAGDLFTDRERAALELTEAITSLHDGHVPDAVYANAAEVFTEKELAQVIAMAVTINAWNRFNVATRMPAPRR is encoded by the coding sequence ATGACACAGACACTGAACAATCGCCACGCCGTCGATCGCCTCAACATCTACAAGGTGTCGCCGGAGATCTACGACGCCATGATGAAGCTGTCCGGAGCTTCGGCCAAGGACATCGATCCGATGATCGGTGAGCTGGTCAAGATCCGCGCCTCGCAGATCAATCACTGTGCGTTCTGCCTCGACATGCATGTCGCAGATGCGCGCAAGCAGGGTGAGACCGAGCAGCGGCTTGCGCTGGTCGCGGCTTGGGAGGAGGCCGGTGATCTGTTCACCGATCGCGAACGCGCGGCGCTGGAGTTGACCGAGGCCATCACGTCACTGCACGACGGACATGTGCCGGATGCGGTGTACGCCAACGCTGCCGAGGTGTTCACCGAAAAGGAGCTCGCCCAGGTGATCGCGATGGCCGTCACCATCAACGCCTGGAATCGTTTCAACGTCGCGACGCGGATGCCGGCCCCTCGTCGCTGA
- the glfT1 gene encoding galactofuranosyltransferase GlfT1: protein MADDATPQRVIAVIVTHRRVEALTVSLAAVSGQRRRPDHLIVVDNDDDPVVAELVAAQPIPTTYLGSRRNLGGAGGFALGMLHALALGADWVWLADDDGRPADDSVLATLLACADKHALAAVSPMVCDLGDPSRLAFPLRRGVAWRRHVTELKVDASDDLLPGIASLFNGALFAATTLESVGVPDLRLFIRGDETDVHRRLVLSGLPFGTCLDASYLHPDGADEFKPILGGRMHTQYPDDAVKRFFTYRNRGYLQAQRGLRRLIPQEWVRFGWFFLVTRRDPAGLREWLHLRKLGRHEKFSRYQAEAERRGA from the coding sequence ATGGCTGACGACGCGACTCCGCAGCGTGTCATCGCGGTCATCGTCACCCACCGCCGTGTCGAGGCGCTGACGGTATCGCTGGCCGCGGTGTCCGGGCAGCGCCGCAGGCCCGACCATCTGATCGTCGTCGACAACGACGACGATCCGGTGGTCGCCGAACTGGTGGCCGCCCAACCGATACCGACGACCTATCTCGGGTCCCGCCGGAACCTGGGTGGCGCGGGTGGTTTCGCGCTCGGCATGCTGCACGCGCTGGCGCTCGGCGCCGACTGGGTCTGGCTGGCCGATGACGACGGCCGACCTGCCGACGACTCCGTGCTGGCGACGCTACTCGCCTGCGCCGACAAGCATGCGCTCGCCGCGGTATCGCCGATGGTGTGCGATCTCGGCGATCCCTCTCGGCTGGCGTTCCCGCTGCGCCGGGGCGTGGCATGGCGCAGGCATGTGACGGAACTGAAGGTCGACGCCTCTGACGACCTGCTGCCGGGCATCGCCTCGTTGTTCAACGGCGCCCTGTTCGCCGCGACCACACTGGAATCGGTCGGGGTGCCCGATCTGCGACTGTTCATCCGCGGCGACGAGACCGATGTGCACCGCCGACTGGTGTTGTCCGGCCTGCCATTCGGCACCTGTTTGGACGCGTCGTATCTGCATCCGGACGGCGCCGACGAATTCAAGCCGATCCTGGGCGGCCGCATGCACACGCAGTATCCCGACGATGCCGTGAAGCGGTTCTTCACCTATCGCAACCGCGGTTATCTGCAGGCGCAGCGCGGATTACGCCGACTGATACCCCAGGAATGGGTGCGTTTCGGGTGGTTCTTCCTGGTGACCCGACGCGACCCGGCAGGTCTGCGGGAGTGGCTGCATCTGCGCAAACTGGGCAGGCACGAGAAGTTTTCGAGATATCAGGCTGAGGCGGAGAGGCGGGGCGCATGA
- the wzt gene encoding galactan export ABC transporter ATP-binding subunit Wzt/RfbE — translation MTDSPFISTQNAWVEFPIFDAKSRSLKKAFLGKAGGTIGRNDANVVVIEALRDITMSLQMGDRVGLVGHNGAGKSTLLRLLSGIYEPTRGSATVRGRVAPVFDLGVGMDPEISGFENIIIRGLFLGQTRKQMLAKVDEIADFTELGDYLSMPLRTYSTGMRVRLAMGVVTSIDPEILLLDEGIGAVDAEFMKKARTRLQSLVARSGILVFASHSNEFLAQLCKTAMWVDHGTIRMTGGIEEVVGAYEGPDAARHVREVLEENERHG, via the coding sequence GTGACCGACAGTCCTTTCATCTCCACTCAGAACGCGTGGGTGGAGTTCCCGATCTTCGATGCCAAATCGCGGTCCCTGAAGAAGGCCTTCCTCGGCAAGGCCGGCGGCACCATCGGCCGCAATGACGCCAATGTCGTGGTCATCGAGGCGCTGCGCGATATCACCATGTCCCTGCAGATGGGTGACCGCGTCGGCCTCGTCGGGCACAACGGTGCCGGAAAGTCCACGCTGCTGCGGTTGCTGTCGGGCATCTACGAACCCACCCGCGGGTCGGCGACGGTGCGCGGCCGGGTGGCCCCGGTGTTCGATCTCGGTGTCGGCATGGACCCGGAGATCTCCGGGTTCGAGAACATCATCATCCGCGGCCTGTTCCTTGGTCAGACCCGCAAGCAGATGCTGGCCAAGGTCGACGAGATCGCCGACTTCACGGAGCTCGGCGACTACTTGTCCATGCCGCTGCGCACCTACTCCACCGGTATGCGGGTACGGCTGGCGATGGGTGTGGTCACCAGCATCGACCCGGAGATCCTGCTGCTCGACGAGGGTATCGGCGCGGTCGACGCGGAGTTCATGAAGAAGGCCCGCACGCGGCTGCAGAGCCTGGTCGCGCGGTCGGGAATCCTGGTGTTCGCCAGCCACTCCAACGAGTTCCTGGCCCAGCTGTGCAAGACGGCGATGTGGGTCGATCACGGCACCATCCGGATGACCGGCGGGATCGAGGAGGTCGTCGGCGCGTACGAGGGCCCGGATGCGGCCCGGCACGTGCGTGAGGTGCTCGAGGAGAACGAACGGCATGGCTGA
- a CDS encoding MarR family winged helix-turn-helix transcriptional regulator: protein MEALVGGRTASSMPGLDIAEQKSWQNFLDSALRLYATLNRSLADSHGLTLNDVRLLDILDSSDSGSARMGDLAEGLMSLPSRVTRQIHRLEKLNLVNRVASPDDRRGVLATISDEGRALLADAMQTYGSEVRSHYLNRLSRSQITAMGENCRRISAGLQADGRAAKLGRV from the coding sequence ATGGAAGCGTTGGTGGGGGGACGTACGGCGAGCTCGATGCCGGGCCTGGATATCGCCGAGCAGAAATCGTGGCAAAATTTTCTGGACTCGGCACTGCGGCTGTACGCAACATTGAACCGGTCGTTGGCCGACAGTCATGGGCTGACACTCAACGACGTGCGATTGCTCGACATTCTGGACAGTTCCGACAGTGGTTCGGCGCGGATGGGGGATCTTGCCGAAGGACTGATGTCACTGCCGAGTCGGGTCACCAGGCAGATCCACCGGTTGGAGAAGCTGAACCTGGTCAATCGGGTCGCCAGCCCGGATGACCGGCGCGGTGTGCTGGCGACCATCAGCGACGAGGGCCGCGCCCTGTTGGCCGACGCCATGCAGACCTATGGTTCCGAGGTGCGCAGCCACTACCTGAACCGGTTGTCGCGCTCACAGATCACCGCGATGGGCGAGAACTGCCGGCGGATCAGCGCCGGTCTACAGGCCGATGGGCGGGCCGCGAAGCTCGGACGGGTGTAG
- the wzm gene encoding galactan export ABC transporter permease subunit Wzm/RfbD codes for MTIVDAAAQSKTMARAWGDLRGGFGKRELWLHLGWQDIKQRYRRSVLGPFWITIATGTMALALGGLYSKLFNLELSEHLPYVTLGLIIWNLINAAIIEGADVFVANEGLIKQLPTPLSVHVYRLVWRQVLLFAHNIIIFVIIAIIFPQPWKWTDLTFIPALFLIVLNCVWVAIVFGILATRYRDISPLLFSLAQLLFYMTPIIWNDETLRRQGAGGWAKIIEFNPLLHYVDIVRAPLLGADQELRHWIVVLVCTAVGWLCAAFAMRQYRARVPYWV; via the coding sequence ATGACGATCGTCGACGCGGCGGCCCAGTCCAAGACAATGGCGCGCGCCTGGGGTGATCTGCGGGGCGGGTTCGGCAAGCGCGAACTGTGGCTGCATCTCGGGTGGCAGGACATCAAGCAGCGCTATCGGCGTTCGGTGCTCGGCCCGTTCTGGATCACCATCGCCACCGGGACCATGGCGCTGGCCCTCGGCGGCCTGTACTCCAAACTGTTCAATCTCGAACTGTCCGAGCATCTGCCGTATGTGACTCTCGGCCTGATCATCTGGAACCTGATCAATGCGGCGATCATCGAGGGCGCCGACGTGTTCGTCGCCAACGAGGGTCTGATCAAACAGCTTCCGACGCCACTGAGCGTGCATGTCTACCGGTTGGTGTGGCGCCAGGTGCTGTTGTTCGCGCACAACATCATCATCTTCGTGATCATCGCGATCATCTTCCCGCAGCCGTGGAAGTGGACCGACCTGACGTTCATTCCGGCGCTGTTCCTGATCGTGCTGAACTGCGTATGGGTGGCAATCGTTTTCGGCATCCTGGCCACCCGGTACCGCGACATCAGCCCGTTGCTCTTCAGCCTCGCGCAGCTGCTGTTCTACATGACCCCGATCATCTGGAACGACGAGACGCTGCGCAGGCAGGGTGCCGGCGGCTGGGCGAAAATCATCGAGTTCAATCCGTTGCTGCACTATGTGGACATCGTCCGCGCACCGCTGCTCGGCGCCGATCAGGAGCTGCGGCATTGGATCGTCGTGCTGGTGTGCACAGCGGTGGGTTGGCTCTGCGCGGCGTTCGCGATGCGGCAGTACCGTGCGCGCGTCCCATATTGGGTGTAG
- a CDS encoding cysteine desulfurase-like protein → MVYDVARVRGLHPSLGDGWVHLDAQNGMLLPDSVATTVSTAFRGSKPITTGPHPSARRSATVLAAARQAIADFVGADPDGVVLGADRAVLLTTLADAASVKVGLGYEIVLSRLDDEANIAPWLRAANRYGAKVKWAEVDIESGELPTYQWESLITAPTKLVALTSASATLGTVTDLTPVTKLVHENSGLVIVDHSAAAPYRLIDIDDIDADVVALNAVAWGGPPIGALVFRDPAVIDQFSSVSLDPDATGPARLETGIHQFGLLGGVVASIEYLANLDEGATGSRRERLAVSMESSAAYLDRLFGYLLSSLRSLPLVMVLGNPVERIPVLSLAVDGVPAERVMQRLADNGVLVSRSKHSRVLEAFGVNDIGGAISVGLSHYSTAAEVDQLVRVLASLG, encoded by the coding sequence ATGGTCTATGACGTTGCCCGGGTGCGTGGGTTGCACCCGTCGTTGGGCGACGGCTGGGTACATCTGGACGCCCAGAACGGGATGCTGCTACCGGATTCGGTGGCCACCACCGTGTCGACGGCGTTCCGAGGCTCCAAGCCCATCACCACCGGACCGCACCCGTCGGCCCGCCGCAGCGCGACGGTCCTGGCCGCCGCTCGGCAGGCCATCGCCGATTTCGTCGGTGCCGATCCGGACGGTGTGGTGCTCGGCGCCGACCGGGCCGTCCTGCTGACCACCCTGGCCGACGCCGCATCGGTCAAGGTCGGGCTGGGCTATGAGATCGTTCTTTCCCGGCTCGACGACGAGGCCAATATCGCGCCCTGGCTGCGTGCGGCCAACCGGTACGGCGCCAAGGTCAAGTGGGCCGAGGTCGACATCGAGAGCGGTGAGCTGCCCACCTATCAGTGGGAGAGTCTGATCACCGCGCCGACCAAACTGGTCGCGCTCACCTCGGCATCGGCGACGCTGGGAACCGTCACCGATCTGACTCCGGTCACCAAGCTCGTCCACGAGAACAGCGGACTCGTCATCGTCGACCATTCGGCCGCCGCACCCTACCGGCTCATCGACATCGATGACATCGACGCCGACGTGGTGGCGCTCAACGCCGTCGCCTGGGGCGGCCCGCCGATCGGTGCGCTGGTCTTCCGCGACCCGGCCGTCATCGACCAGTTCAGCTCGGTCTCCCTTGATCCGGATGCCACCGGCCCGGCCCGGTTGGAGACCGGAATCCATCAGTTCGGGCTACTCGGCGGTGTGGTGGCGAGCATCGAGTACCTGGCGAACCTGGACGAGGGTGCCACCGGCTCGCGCCGGGAACGCCTCGCCGTGTCGATGGAATCCTCGGCCGCCTACCTGGACCGACTGTTCGGCTATCTGCTGTCCTCGCTGCGGTCGTTGCCGCTGGTGATGGTGCTCGGAAACCCGGTCGAGCGGATCCCGGTGCTCAGCCTGGCCGTCGACGGGGTGCCCGCCGAGCGGGTGATGCAGCGGCTGGCCGACAACGGCGTGCTGGTGAGCAGGAGTAAGCACTCGCGGGTGCTGGAGGCTTTCGGCGTCAACGATATCGGTGGTGCGATCAGCGTCGGGCTGTCGCACTACAGCACCGCGGCCGAGGTCGACCAGCTGGTCCGGGTGCTGGCCTCGCTGGGCTAA
- a CDS encoding alpha/beta fold hydrolase: MSTTLAGPDGTELVAEVTGSGPPVVFVHGSNGDLNSWADIAGRLSGYQLIRYARRNHPPSGVGPAPNSFGAEAGDLQAVLESVGRAHVVGASYGATVALHAALADSSRIASLALFEPPVLMTGPHLTAVIDSYQRLFTTVRYTDALELFLREAAQIPADVLADGPPIPDDPVAAMSALADLEAMAGDEARVDRWAAIDVPVLLMQGGRSWAPLPDGMEALAAALPAAQRVVWAEHSHFAMMTAPDQMAAAIQEFLDGLA, from the coding sequence GTGAGCACCACACTGGCTGGACCGGACGGCACCGAACTCGTCGCCGAGGTGACGGGGTCGGGGCCGCCGGTCGTCTTCGTCCACGGATCCAACGGTGATCTGAATTCCTGGGCCGATATCGCCGGCCGCCTCAGCGGCTATCAGCTGATCCGCTACGCCCGGCGCAACCATCCACCCAGCGGGGTCGGTCCGGCGCCGAACAGTTTCGGCGCGGAGGCCGGAGATCTGCAGGCGGTGCTCGAGTCCGTCGGCCGGGCTCACGTCGTGGGGGCGTCCTACGGGGCGACCGTGGCGTTGCATGCGGCACTGGCCGACAGCAGCCGCATCGCCTCGCTGGCATTGTTCGAGCCGCCGGTGCTGATGACGGGTCCGCATCTGACGGCCGTGATCGACAGCTATCAGCGACTTTTCACCACCGTGCGGTATACCGACGCCCTGGAACTGTTCCTGCGCGAGGCGGCGCAGATCCCCGCCGACGTACTGGCCGACGGGCCGCCCATTCCGGATGACCCCGTCGCGGCGATGAGCGCGCTTGCCGATCTGGAGGCGATGGCCGGTGACGAAGCACGCGTGGATCGCTGGGCGGCGATCGATGTTCCGGTGTTGCTGATGCAGGGCGGTCGGAGCTGGGCTCCGCTGCCCGACGGGATGGAGGCGTTGGCCGCGGCGCTACCTGCCGCGCAGCGCGTGGTGTGGGCCGAGCACTCGCATTTCGCCATGATGACCGCGCCAGATCAGATGGCCGCGGCGATACAGGAGTTCTTGGACGGGCTGGCGTAG